A window from Deltaproteobacteria bacterium encodes these proteins:
- a CDS encoding flavodoxin family protein, with product MRVLIVVASQTGRTARMAEAVAAGAKEAGADVVVRRADEAGDADLLAADALILGSGVHMGGVESSMRAFFERSAPLWMQGALTGRIGAAFATAGLGARGGGELALLSLLAFLAENGMLLVTVHNRLEGFGAAGCHWGPIAWTNLRQGVAGPSEAHLRMARAHGRYVAECTMRWRAGAVPAPAEPAP from the coding sequence ATGCGGGTCCTGATCGTCGTCGCCTCGCAGACCGGGCGCACAGCGCGCATGGCGGAGGCCGTGGCGGCGGGCGCCAAGGAGGCGGGTGCCGACGTGGTCGTGCGTCGCGCCGACGAGGCCGGCGACGCCGACCTGCTGGCCGCCGACGCGCTGATCCTCGGCAGCGGCGTGCACATGGGCGGGGTCGAGTCGTCGATGCGGGCCTTCTTCGAGCGCTCGGCGCCGCTGTGGATGCAGGGGGCGCTGACCGGCCGGATCGGGGCCGCGTTCGCCACGGCCGGCCTCGGCGCGCGCGGCGGCGGCGAGCTGGCGCTGCTCTCGCTGCTCGCCTTCCTCGCCGAGAACGGGATGCTGCTGGTGACCGTCCACAACCGCCTCGAGGGCTTCGGGGCCGCGGGCTGCCACTGGGGGCCGATCGCGTGGACGAACCTGCGCCAGGGGGTCGCGGGCCCGAGCGAGGCGCACCTGCGGATGGCGCGCGCCCACGGGCGCTACGTCGCGGAGTGTACGATGCGCTGGCGCGCGGGGGCGGTGCCCGCGCCCGCCGAGCCGGCGCCGTGA